TCGACCTCTGCCTGCACCTGCTGCGGCGGGAGTACGGGGCGACCACGGCCAACGCGATCGCGCGGGACCTGGTGCTGCCGTCCCACCGCGACGGCGGCCAGGCCCAGTACCTGGCGACGCCCGTCCCCGAGGACAGCCGGGACGAGCGGCTCACCGACGTCCTCGCCTGGGCCCGGGAGAACCTCCACGAGCCGCTGCCGGTGGCGGAGCTGGCCCGCAGGGCGCTGATGAGCCGGCGTTCCTTCGCCCGGCGTTTCGCGGCCTCGACCGGCACGACCCCGCACGCGTGGCTGCTCGGTCTGCGCCTCAGCCGCGCCGAGGAGCTCCTGGAGACCACGGAGCTCCCGGTGGAGGAGATCGCGCGCGCGGTCGGCTTCGGCAGCGCGGCGGTGCTCCGCGCCCAGTTCGTCCGCCGCCGGGGCGTGCCCCCGCGCGCGTACCGCCGCTCCTTCAGCCGTACGACCTGAGGCGGTCACAGGGCGAGGAGGGCGACGGCCAGGGCCGAGCCGGCGAAGACGACGGTGTGGCGGACGTTCTGGAGGGTGCGGGTCCAGGCCGGGAAGGCGCCCTCGGCGGCCGCGAGGAAGGCGGGGACGTCGACCCGGAGGAGCTCGGGGTCGCCCTTGCGCCGGAAGGCGGCCCGGACGGACTTCACCGCGCCCAGCTGGCTCTGCAGGATCGCGAGGTTGGCCAGGAAGGCGATCGAGGAGAAGACCCAGGTCAGGGTGGCCCCCCAGCCGCTTCCGGCCAGGTTGAGCACGGCGGCGGCGAGGGAGGCGGCGGCGAAGGAGCCGGGCGCCCACCACTCGTGGCCGCTCGCGTCGAAGCGCCTCCACTCCGCCGCCACCGCCATGGCCGGCGACCTGTACGCGATGTTCACCCGCCATCCCTGGCTCGTGCAGGCCTTCGCGACCCACCTCTTCCACGGCGAGGGCAAGGCCCGCCACGACGACCACAACCTCGCGGTCTACGAGACCGCCGGGTTCGCCGGGCCCGCGGCCGACCGGGCCGCCGCCGCCGTCTTCACGTACGTCCTCGGCAACGCCTCCTCCGCCGCCGCCACGGCCGCGCTCACCCGCCGGATCGAGCGCGACGGCCGGGACGCCGAGGAGGTGTTCGCCACCACGATGAAGGAGGCCGCCGAGGTGGCCGGGCGGTTCCCGCGCCTGCGCAGCCGGATCGACGCGGGGGCGGCCGGCGCGTACGCCGAAGGCCCCGGCGACACCTTCGCGTTCGGACTCGGCGCACTGCTCGACGGGCTGGAGGCGAGCCTGCGGGCGGACGCGACGGAGGGGTGACCCCGGCGCGGGTGAAGAAGGAGCTCCCGGCGGGCCCTCGGGGTCGGGTCGGCTCGAACGGGTCGGAGCAGACGGCCCGGGCGGGACCGCAGATCTCGGCGTCCGTCGCCCACGTGCACGCAACCCCGCGGCTTCCCCTCGGCCGCGAGGCCGAAGCACTCGCAGCCGGTCACGACGGCCAGCAGTCCGCCCACACCCACGCTCGCGAGAAGCCCACGCCTCATCCGGGAGGAGGGTGGTTCTGTCGCTCTGGGCAGCGCACCGGGGTGTACGCGATCATGCGGTCATGAAGCTGCGCTGCGCCGTACTCGACGACTACCAGGGCGTCGCCCTCGCCTCCGCCGACTGGAGCCCGCTCGCGGACCGCGTGGACGTCCGCGTGCTGCGCGAACACCTGACGGACCGCGACGCGCTCGTCGCCGCCGTCGGAGACTGCGAGATCCTCGTGGTGATGCGGGAGCGGACCCCGGTCGACGCGGAACTCCTCGCCCGGCTCCCCCGGCTCCGGCTCCTGATCACCTCCGGCATGCGCAACGCCTCGATCGACCTCGCCGCCTGCCGGGCGCGCGGCGTCACCGTCTGCGGCACCGCCAGCAGTTCCGAACCGCCCACCGAACTGACCTGGGCGCTCCTCCTCGGCCTGGCCCGCCACGTGCCGGCGGAGGCGCGGGCCGTACGGGAGGGCGGGCCGTGGCAGTCGACGGTCGGCGCCGACCTGGCGGGCCGGACGCTCGGCCTCGTCGGCCTCGGCAAGATCGGCGCCCGGGTGGCCCGGATCGGGCTCGCCTTCGGCATGGACGTGACGGCCTGGAGCCCGAACCTGACGGAGGAGCGGGCCGCGGAGCACGGCGTACGGCTCGCGAAGGACCGGCGGGACCTGCTCGCGGGCAGCGACTTCGTCTCGCTGCACCTGGTGCTCTCCGACCGCACCCGGAGTCTGATCGGGGAACCCGAACTGCGGGCGATGCGCCCGTCCGCGTACCTCGTCAACACCTCCCGGGCGGGTCTCGTCGACGGCGGGGCGCTGGTGCGGGCGCTGCGCGAGGGATGGATCGCGGGGGCGGGCCTGGACGTGTACGAGACGGAGCCGCTGCCGGCGGACGACCCGCTGCGTTCGCTGCCGAACGTCCTGGCGCTCCCGCATCTGGGCTATGTGACGGAGGGGAACTACGGGCGGTACTTCGGGGAGGCGGTGGAGGACATCGAGGCGTTTCTCGCGGGGGCGGTGGTGCGGGAGTTGGGGTGAGCGGGGCGCCCCCGTTGTGGGGATGCGTCCCGCCGGGGCGGCGCCCCCCGTTGTGGGCGTGCTAGCCCAGGCTCGTGCGGGCCAGGTCCAGGAACTCCGTCTCCGTCAGGCCCAGTTCGCGGGCCTCCGCCGCCGCCTCCCGCAGGCGGGCGATCAGGCGGGCGCGGTCCGGTGCCGTGGCCCCGGGGACGATCAGGGCGCCGCGGCCCCGCCGGAGTTCGATGAGGCCCTCCTCGCGGAGCCGCTGGTAGCCGCGGAGGACGGTGTGGACGTTGACGCCGAGGGATTCGGCGAGTTCCCGGGCGGCCGGGAGGCGTTCACCCGGCGCGGCGGAGCCGTCGGCCAGGGCCCCCCGGACGCAGGCGGCGATCTGGTCGCCGAGGGGCACGGCGGAGGCGGGGTCGACACGGAAGAGCACGGTCAGACCTTCCCATGCCGTTCGGCGAGGGTGTTGAGGAGCGCGGCCGCGGTCCGCGCGTCCGGCACGGTCACGGCGAACTCCCGCCCGCCGGTGCGCCGTACGACGAGGGCCTCGCCGGACCGCAGCACCACTCCAGTCCGGTGGGCCCGGACCCGGTAGCCCCAGCCGCCGAATTCGTCCATGGCGACGATGTCCCGGACATCGGCGCCCGCGACCTCGTCGAGCGGGATCCGGACGCGGGGCCAGGAGAGGAAGGCCGGGCGGACGGTGAGGCCGCGGCGGTCGACGCTGACCCGGATGCGGGCCAGGGCGAGCCCGGGGACGAAGACGGCGACGTCGAGGAAAGCGAACAGGTTCCAGGGCCAGGGCACGAGGACGAGGGCGACCGGCGCCGCCGCGAGGGCGAGCACCGCGATACCGGCGAGCGGCCAGGATTCAGCGGTGCGCGTCCAGCCGGCCACCTCGCTCGCCCCGAGGGGGAGCAGCGGGCCGTCCACGACGGGGGCCTCGACCTCCGGCACGGGGACGAACCGGGTCAGGGCCAGGCCGACAAGA
This is a stretch of genomic DNA from Streptomyces sp. R44. It encodes these proteins:
- a CDS encoding GntR family transcriptional regulator; the protein is MLFRVDPASAVPLGDQIAACVRGALADGSAAPGERLPAARELAESLGVNVHTVLRGYQRLREEGLIELRRGRGALIVPGATAPDRARLIARLREAAAEARELGLTETEFLDLARTSLG
- a CDS encoding GlxA family transcriptional regulator, with the protein product MLGAGIVSEVFDARGQGLPAFEFALCTDRPGRVRTDVGLPLVVDHGLDRLAAADLVIALPWADFRTPPGPAVLDALSAAHARGALVAAHCVGAFALAAAGLLDGRRATTHWRFAGLLAERHPEVTVEPDSLYVDQGTVVTGAGAAAGFDLCLHLLRREYGATTANAIARDLVLPSHRDGGQAQYLATPVPEDSRDERLTDVLAWARENLHEPLPVAELARRALMSRRSFARRFAASTGTTPHAWLLGLRLSRAEELLETTELPVEEIARAVGFGSAAVLRAQFVRRRGVPPRAYRRSFSRTT
- a CDS encoding D-2-hydroxyacid dehydrogenase family protein, whose product is MKLRCAVLDDYQGVALASADWSPLADRVDVRVLREHLTDRDALVAAVGDCEILVVMRERTPVDAELLARLPRLRLLITSGMRNASIDLAACRARGVTVCGTASSSEPPTELTWALLLGLARHVPAEARAVREGGPWQSTVGADLAGRTLGLVGLGKIGARVARIGLAFGMDVTAWSPNLTEERAAEHGVRLAKDRRDLLAGSDFVSLHLVLSDRTRSLIGEPELRAMRPSAYLVNTSRAGLVDGGALVRALREGWIAGAGLDVYETEPLPADDPLRSLPNVLALPHLGYVTEGNYGRYFGEAVEDIEAFLAGAVVRELG
- a CDS encoding DUF1648 domain-containing protein, whose translation is MNHSTPRLRTLVALPFDLAFAACLVAFVLWYDRLPDPLATHFGGGGEANGFTGRATYGFVATALLIGLRFGWTLLVRRNALWGAWATAGFTGTLLFLLVRDNLDAGDAAGVVSPLANLTVAAAVGGLCALVGLALTRFVPVPEVEAPVVDGPLLPLGASEVAGWTRTAESWPLAGIAVLALAAAPVALVLVPWPWNLFAFLDVAVFVPGLALARIRVSVDRRGLTVRPAFLSWPRVRIPLDEVAGADVRDIVAMDEFGGWGYRVRAHRTGVVLRSGEALVVRRTGGREFAVTVPDARTAAALLNTLAERHGKV
- a CDS encoding TetR/AcrR family transcriptional regulator C-terminal domain-containing protein, which translates into the protein MAGDLYAMFTRHPWLVQAFATHLFHGEGKARHDDHNLAVYETAGFAGPAADRAAAAVFTYVLGNASSAAATAALTRRIERDGRDAEEVFATTMKEAAEVAGRFPRLRSRIDAGAAGAYAEGPGDTFAFGLGALLDGLEASLRADATEG